The Brassica napus cultivar Da-Ae chromosome C7, Da-Ae, whole genome shotgun sequence genome has a segment encoding these proteins:
- the LOC106345619 gene encoding defensin-like protein 292 has protein sequence MAARSTSALLLFCMLYCVFMLLVTNVTKAEGGRQLPVCGNKEGCGGIWCKDEKRPGKGKCITWTCDLQEDCEKIVICGGGLPGPFCMEGLCTC, from the exons ATGGCGGCCAGATCAACTTCCGCTCTCCTCCTCTTCTGTATGCTATATT GCGTGTTCATGTTGCTTGTCACCAATGTAACAAAAGCAGAGGGTGGTAGACAATTGCCAGTCTGCGGAAATAAAGAAGGATGCGGAGGCATATGGTGTAAAGATGAAAAAAGACCAGGTAAAGGAAAATGTATCACTTGGACTTGTGACTTACAGGAAGATTGTGAAAAGATTGTCATTTGCGGGGGTGGATTACCAGGGCCTTTTTGTATGGAAGGATTATGCACTTGTTAA
- the LOC106345620 gene encoding basic leucine zipper 43-like has product MIPAEITGYFQYLSQENLTMIPAEFNVINMPSSPTSSSSLNYLNDLINNNNYSSSSNGQDLMLSNNSTSDEDHHYNHRQSIIILDERKQRRMLSNRESARRSRMRKQRHLDELWSQVIRLRNENNCLIDKLNSVLETQDNVLKENSKLKEEASDLRRLVCDLKSNKYNSF; this is encoded by the coding sequence ATGATTCCGGCGGAAATCACCGGTTACTTCCAATACCTATCGCAGGAAAACCTAACTATGATCCCGGCGGAGTTCAACGTAATAAACATGCCCTCATCTCCAACCTCTTCCTCTTCGCTGAACTACCTAAACGAtctcatcaacaacaacaactattCCTCATCATCCAACGGTCAAGATCTCATGTTGAGCAACAACTCAACTTCCGACGAAGATCATCATTATAATCATCGTCAGAGCATCATCATACTCGACGAGAGGAAGCAGAGGAGGATGCTTTCAAACAGAGAATCCGCGAGGAGGTCGAGGATGAGGAAACAAAGACATctcgatgaactctggtctcagGTGATAAGGCTTCGCAACGAGAACAACTGTCTTATCGATAAGCTGAACAGCGTATTGGAGACTCAGGATAACGTATTGAAGGAGAACTCTAAACTCAAAGAAGAAGCTTCTGATCTCCGACGGCTTGTCTGTgacctaaaatctaacaaatacAACAGTTTTTAA